From one Chlamydiifrater phoenicopteri genomic stretch:
- a CDS encoding MGMT family protein, which translates to MFSSPSKLELVSKQTKKILFQTCSQGLVMSSFPSLRVVVRFDKHVPIQSFLARSPLFDCLFLGSSAHQPMIETVNWLISYSNKTSQDLPRCFKKTPLTPIQRLIFDLICTIPFGEALSSKELAKQANVDTEEIDTICNTNPLLLFIPCHRVRRDNYPEKIKEFYKDLLLFEQTTKLTNP; encoded by the coding sequence ATGTTTTCTTCTCCTTCGAAATTGGAACTTGTTTCGAAGCAAACAAAGAAAATATTATTCCAAACCTGCTCTCAGGGGTTGGTGATGTCTTCCTTCCCTTCTCTCCGAGTGGTGGTCCGTTTTGACAAGCACGTCCCTATCCAAAGTTTCCTTGCGAGATCTCCCCTGTTTGACTGCCTTTTCTTAGGCTCTTCAGCGCACCAGCCCATGATTGAAACGGTTAACTGGCTGATCAGTTATTCTAATAAGACGTCTCAAGATCTTCCAAGATGCTTCAAAAAAACTCCATTAACGCCCATTCAAAGATTGATCTTTGATTTAATCTGCACCATCCCGTTTGGGGAAGCTCTTTCTTCTAAAGAACTAGCAAAACAAGCCAACGTAGACACAGAGGAAATTGATACAATATGCAACACAAATCCCTTACTTTTATTTATTCCCTGCCACCGGGTTCGAAGAGATAACTATCCTGAAAAAATAAAGGAGTTTTACAAAGATCTTCTACTTTTTGAACAAACCACAAAGCTCACTAATCCCTAA
- a CDS encoding ABC transporter permease — MFRYILKRLLFFPVTLFSIILVNFVILNLAPGDVLEDKSIDSSGEAGKSEKVRVCKGPDRYLQFREHYGLTLPILFNARPSISLKQVQAGIHSIIDAVESSKGSSEKRVKVDSLSKLRVFWGDRAKFIMPILLFEASNTSATPLYRNIAADLFIRGGIRQGVTGAGLSAEQKKQNKEIAASNTKLVSLLSKGYGSIEDLEVKVSELKQWFSDHGGIEAFSYTTKQKWKIFFFETRFSGYLSRILKLDFGTMRNDPNRTVLAEVASRIQCSMILSVLPLVVVFVLCQVFGMIMAINRNRWIDHVLNILFLILFSIPVFVAVPWIIDKFVINKNIPFTNMPMPYSGLRSPPEIFSGLTSFGKIIDVITHCFLPFLAVSYWALAAQSRLSRSVFLEILNQDYIRSAYARGISNIEVYIKHVGRNAAASLVTALASSLGAILGGSLVVETLFNIDGFGKFFYQAILNRDHNVVLFSVLAGSTLSLLGYLVGDIAYALLDPRVQFDKVRR, encoded by the coding sequence GTGTTTAGGTATATCTTAAAACGATTACTGTTCTTCCCTGTAACATTGTTTTCCATTATCTTGGTCAACTTTGTGATTTTAAACTTGGCTCCAGGAGATGTCTTAGAAGATAAATCCATTGATAGTTCTGGAGAAGCCGGAAAGTCTGAGAAAGTTCGTGTCTGCAAAGGGCCTGATAGATATTTGCAATTTCGTGAGCACTACGGATTAACATTACCCATACTTTTTAATGCCAGACCCTCAATTTCCTTGAAGCAGGTGCAGGCAGGGATTCATTCTATCATTGACGCAGTTGAGTCTTCTAAAGGAAGTTCAGAAAAGAGGGTGAAGGTGGATTCGCTCTCAAAATTGAGAGTTTTTTGGGGAGATAGGGCGAAGTTTATTATGCCTATACTACTTTTTGAGGCCTCTAATACCTCTGCAACTCCTCTCTACCGAAATATTGCTGCAGACTTGTTCATCCGAGGAGGAATTCGTCAAGGTGTAACAGGGGCAGGACTATCCGCTGAACAAAAGAAGCAGAACAAAGAAATCGCTGCTTCCAATACAAAACTAGTCTCATTACTCAGTAAGGGATACGGAAGTATCGAAGATCTCGAAGTTAAAGTTTCCGAATTGAAACAGTGGTTTTCTGATCACGGGGGCATAGAGGCTTTCTCCTACACGACAAAACAAAAGTGGAAGATATTTTTCTTTGAGACTAGATTCTCGGGGTATTTATCTCGAATTTTAAAGTTGGATTTTGGAACGATGAGGAATGACCCTAATCGTACAGTTCTTGCTGAAGTCGCTTCTCGAATACAATGTTCTATGATTTTGTCTGTCCTCCCGTTGGTTGTTGTTTTTGTCCTCTGTCAGGTTTTTGGTATGATTATGGCAATAAATAGAAATCGTTGGATAGATCATGTTCTCAATATTTTGTTTTTGATTTTATTTTCTATTCCAGTTTTTGTTGCCGTACCCTGGATTATTGATAAGTTTGTAATTAACAAAAATATTCCGTTTACGAACATGCCTATGCCGTATAGCGGTTTGAGATCTCCTCCAGAGATTTTTTCTGGACTGACTTCTTTTGGTAAGATTATAGATGTCATTACTCACTGCTTTTTACCATTTCTGGCTGTTAGTTACTGGGCTTTAGCTGCTCAGTCCCGGTTGAGTCGCTCCGTGTTTTTAGAGATTTTAAATCAGGACTATATTCGGTCTGCATACGCTAGAGGGATTTCAAATATAGAAGTATATATTAAACATGTTGGTCGTAATGCTGCCGCCTCTTTGGTTACAGCATTGGCTTCTTCTCTGGGGGCTATTCTGGGAGGGTCTCTTGTTGTAGAAACTCTTTTCAATATAGATGGTTTTGGGAAGTTTTTTTACCAAGCTATTTTGAATCGAGATCATAATGTGGTGCTCTTTTCCGTGCTTGCTGGGTCTACGCTATCTTTATTAGGGTATTTGGTCGGCGACATAGCTTATGCCCTACTAGATCCTCGTGTACAATTTGACAAAGTGAGGAGGTAA
- a CDS encoding transporter substrate-binding domain-containing protein — protein MRSKRFFKGIAFGVVVLSTVLFSGCSRENREVLVGRDATWFPVQFGVYNANVNAFLNALISEINERERTNIVLVNQDWIHLFENLDDRKTSGAVTSLYPGLENRSRYNFSEPFLLTGPVLVVQENSPYEDMASLKGKIVGIYKFDSSASVAQDIPGAIVSAYKHVPVALESLSSGCYDALLVPVIEASALVSSVYKGRLKIISKPLTEEGLRLIAIKGENDALIDNFNSGLVKLRRQGKYDAIKKQYRLP, from the coding sequence GTGAGGAGTAAAAGATTTTTTAAAGGCATTGCGTTTGGCGTCGTTGTATTATCAACAGTTCTTTTTTCTGGATGTTCAAGGGAAAATAGGGAAGTCCTTGTAGGTAGGGATGCTACGTGGTTCCCTGTGCAATTTGGAGTTTATAATGCGAATGTTAATGCATTCCTTAATGCTTTGATCTCGGAAATTAACGAGAGGGAGCGCACGAACATAGTGCTTGTTAATCAGGACTGGATTCACTTGTTCGAAAACTTAGATGATAGAAAGACTTCTGGGGCTGTTACATCGTTGTATCCAGGGTTAGAGAATCGTTCTAGGTATAATTTTTCCGAGCCGTTTCTTTTAACTGGGCCCGTTCTAGTTGTTCAAGAAAACTCTCCTTACGAAGACATGGCTTCATTAAAAGGGAAGATTGTAGGAATTTATAAGTTTGATTCGTCAGCATCCGTTGCCCAAGATATTCCTGGCGCCATAGTCTCTGCATATAAACATGTTCCTGTGGCTTTAGAATCGTTGTCTTCTGGATGCTATGATGCTTTATTAGTTCCTGTCATAGAGGCTTCAGCGCTGGTGAGTAGTGTTTACAAGGGGCGGTTGAAGATCATTTCTAAGCCTTTAACGGAAGAAGGACTGCGTTTGATTGCCATTAAAGGAGAGAACGATGCTCTTATCGATAATTTTAACTCTGGGTTAGTAAAGCTACGTCGACAAGGTAAGTATGACGCTATAAAAAAACAGTACCGCTTGCCCTAA
- a CDS encoding tetratricopeptide repeat protein: MSTFGQTYQEKGATSSENFQNILDPLCKKVFYKIRKFLHVQSAYFLGFSVLMFLELSVFLYMFLFSGKTLLPAFVLSCFFLSLFVFLVIRLYFLSKKNDFYEALCSEYLDQALQCTSYAGVIGEQSSISLAASKLSSVLCHSEYDLFSFAYGYFSKSLLRKISCFCFWQDYFKIREMLLERSVEAYLKVVQTIPTNLEAHVALANAYVTLSGLYADPRKYPEFDTMFWVPSKKYDGEVEEKFFSVARRAIEEFKILNEYAPGNAWVHSQLAYSYHDLQMPQEEIREYEIVLKLKPKDSETMFKLGVLYFQQGMNAAGLKIYEELKKIDYKKSQSLIKFYGIEYN, encoded by the coding sequence ATGTCGACGTTTGGTCAGACATATCAGGAAAAAGGGGCTACGAGCTCAGAGAATTTTCAAAACATTTTGGATCCTTTATGTAAGAAGGTTTTTTATAAGATTCGTAAATTTTTACATGTGCAGAGTGCCTATTTTTTAGGCTTCTCCGTACTTATGTTTCTAGAGTTATCAGTTTTTCTTTACATGTTTTTATTTTCTGGAAAGACTTTGCTTCCAGCCTTTGTTCTTTCTTGTTTTTTTCTTTCTTTGTTTGTCTTTCTTGTTATTCGCCTATATTTTCTTTCAAAAAAGAATGATTTTTACGAAGCGCTTTGCTCCGAATACTTGGACCAAGCTTTGCAGTGTACCTCCTACGCTGGAGTCATAGGAGAACAGTCTAGCATATCTCTGGCGGCTTCAAAATTGTCTTCCGTGTTGTGTCATTCGGAATACGACTTGTTCTCTTTTGCCTATGGATATTTTTCTAAGTCCTTATTGAGAAAAATAAGTTGTTTCTGTTTCTGGCAAGATTATTTCAAAATTAGAGAAATGTTATTGGAAAGATCTGTGGAAGCGTACTTAAAGGTTGTTCAAACGATACCAACAAACTTGGAAGCACATGTAGCTTTGGCTAACGCATATGTCACTTTGTCGGGCTTATATGCAGATCCGAGAAAGTACCCAGAATTTGATACCATGTTTTGGGTTCCGTCGAAGAAGTATGATGGAGAGGTTGAAGAGAAGTTTTTTTCTGTGGCTAGGAGGGCAATAGAGGAGTTTAAAATTTTAAACGAGTATGCCCCAGGGAATGCGTGGGTACATTCTCAGTTAGCATATAGTTACCATGATTTGCAAATGCCCCAGGAAGAGATCCGAGAGTATGAAATAGTATTAAAGTTAAAGCCCAAGGACAGTGAAACGATGTTTAAGTTGGGTGTTTTATACTTTCAGCAAGGGATGAATGCGGCAGGGCTTAAGATCTATGAGGAGTTAAAAAAAATAGATTACAAAAAATCACAAAGTCTTATCAAGTTTTACGGGATCGAGTATAATTAG
- the hemH gene encoding ferrochelatase, whose amino-acid sequence MTQIYVLANFGGPRSLDEIEPFLTSLLTDPYVTGKIFSEKLTKKLFTWIAKKRTPKVIPQYAAIGGFSPIVKDTLTMSQHLERALCSPVIPFHRYLPHTYEETFSRLQQLNKREVVGIPLFPHFTYCVTGSIVNFLSKSLPNISWKWITDFGSHTAFIQSWIGHLKEFFKKNRVPEDDCVLLFSFHGIPESMSKKGDPYASQCRLSFNLLSKAFPFSETLLSFQSRFGPSKWLQPYTKKVCQTLKSKKKHIAIVPLGFISDHLETLFEIENEYLPTLAERGYKVYRVPAIFDSPLWPSALNEIVQTSTRFCPKEIFVKGFKGSEHRNHNN is encoded by the coding sequence ATGACCCAGATCTATGTTTTAGCAAACTTTGGTGGTCCCAGATCTTTAGACGAAATAGAACCGTTCCTGACGAGTCTGCTAACAGATCCGTATGTGACGGGAAAAATCTTTTCCGAGAAGTTAACGAAAAAGTTATTTACATGGATAGCTAAAAAACGAACCCCAAAAGTCATTCCTCAATACGCTGCTATCGGAGGATTCTCTCCTATTGTCAAAGACACTTTAACCATGTCTCAGCATTTGGAAAGAGCCCTCTGTAGCCCTGTTATCCCTTTTCACCGCTACCTCCCGCACACTTACGAAGAAACCTTTTCTCGTCTACAACAACTAAATAAAAGAGAGGTTGTCGGAATCCCTCTTTTCCCTCATTTTACTTACTGCGTGACAGGAAGCATTGTAAACTTTTTATCAAAGAGCTTACCCAACATCAGCTGGAAATGGATTACAGATTTCGGGTCCCATACAGCTTTCATCCAATCTTGGATTGGTCATCTCAAAGAGTTTTTCAAAAAAAATCGTGTTCCTGAAGATGACTGTGTACTGCTATTCTCTTTCCATGGAATACCTGAGAGCATGTCAAAGAAAGGAGATCCCTACGCATCCCAATGTCGTCTCTCTTTCAATCTTCTAAGCAAAGCTTTTCCCTTTAGCGAAACTCTCCTATCCTTCCAATCTCGCTTCGGGCCTTCAAAATGGCTACAACCTTACACAAAGAAAGTCTGTCAAACGCTTAAGTCCAAAAAAAAACATATAGCTATAGTGCCCCTGGGATTTATATCCGATCATTTAGAGACTCTTTTCGAAATAGAAAACGAATACTTACCCACTCTTGCTGAAAGGGGATACAAGGTCTATAGAGTCCCAGCTATTTTTGACTCTCCCCTCTGGCCCTCCGCTCTAAACGAAATTGTTCAGACCTCTACCCGGTTCTGTCCAAAAGAAATCTTCGTCAAGGGATTCAAAGGCTCGGAACATAGAAACCATAACAATTAG
- a CDS encoding ABC transporter permease, whose product MSRQDKTTAIDSPFKAFIRAYKKNFLASIAFKVFLVIALIGVYAPLFASGKPVLVYWNGKYYWPLFRYLWFKGYYTKSIDIFFNVLMLSLPFFILSWKLLKGKIRGVVVGLFAILHLAVFSIVDAGYVKDPTGDEQLRLLRSTELCAQKEDEDQEALVIVPKDSRTWDYEKSFMSTYEKLGLLIRSLYRVRQDAALQKHCVAFEGRTGKKMPTLRQMELYNEETCLERLNSRLDKLKPAYEIACSEWETAVNDFRPYLMELSKTQHDMNIALYRHEGDFHQLQSEYLKVSEQSSATQKKLISVRKVLEDYGKLQGGINFIKNKRQWIEEESSRLKILISPLFSVFHWEEDAGGSREMNKIVSWWQLSRINQKDLLSSLIFGVRIALTVGGVGVFLALCIGVPIGLISGYFGGRVDLFLSRFTEIWETMPVLFILLLVVSILGVKSLFLDTVILGLFGWASISRYVRMETLRQRELPYVLCAKSMGCSRLHIMFGQILPNAIFPVISLLPFSMMSMISCEAGLTFLGLGEETSASWGALMREGVTAFPAESRVLWPPAVMLTLLLVIIALIGDGVRDALDPRLRD is encoded by the coding sequence ATGAGTAGACAAGACAAGACTACCGCTATAGACTCTCCTTTTAAAGCTTTTATTCGCGCGTATAAGAAGAATTTTTTAGCATCAATCGCTTTTAAGGTTTTTTTAGTGATCGCCTTAATAGGCGTTTATGCCCCACTTTTTGCCTCAGGAAAGCCCGTTCTTGTTTACTGGAACGGGAAGTACTACTGGCCACTTTTTCGTTATTTGTGGTTCAAGGGCTACTACACAAAATCTATAGATATTTTCTTTAATGTTCTGATGCTTTCTTTGCCCTTTTTTATTCTTTCTTGGAAGTTGTTAAAGGGAAAGATTCGAGGGGTTGTAGTGGGCTTGTTTGCGATACTTCATCTTGCTGTATTTTCTATTGTAGATGCAGGGTATGTTAAAGACCCCACAGGGGATGAACAGTTGAGATTATTAAGATCGACAGAACTGTGTGCACAAAAAGAAGATGAAGATCAAGAAGCTCTGGTTATAGTCCCTAAGGATTCGCGTACCTGGGATTATGAAAAAAGTTTCATGAGTACATATGAAAAGTTAGGTTTGTTGATTAGATCTTTATACCGAGTTCGACAGGATGCTGCCTTACAAAAACATTGCGTGGCTTTTGAAGGGAGAACAGGGAAAAAGATGCCCACGCTGAGACAAATGGAACTTTACAATGAAGAAACATGTTTGGAACGTTTAAACAGCAGGTTAGATAAATTAAAGCCAGCCTATGAAATTGCATGTTCCGAATGGGAGACTGCTGTCAATGATTTTCGTCCTTACTTAATGGAATTATCGAAAACTCAGCATGATATGAATATAGCTCTCTATAGACATGAGGGAGACTTTCATCAATTGCAGTCAGAATACTTAAAAGTTTCTGAGCAGTCTTCAGCAACACAGAAGAAATTGATTTCTGTAAGGAAGGTATTGGAGGATTACGGCAAGCTTCAGGGGGGCATCAATTTTATCAAGAACAAGAGGCAGTGGATAGAAGAAGAGTCCAGTCGTTTAAAGATTCTGATAAGTCCTTTGTTTTCTGTTTTCCATTGGGAAGAAGATGCCGGCGGATCCAGAGAGATGAACAAAATTGTCTCTTGGTGGCAACTGTCTCGTATCAATCAGAAAGATTTATTGTCTTCACTGATTTTTGGTGTACGAATAGCTCTTACCGTTGGAGGTGTAGGAGTTTTTCTCGCCCTCTGCATAGGCGTCCCCATAGGTCTCATTTCTGGGTATTTTGGTGGTAGAGTAGATCTTTTCCTATCCCGGTTTACTGAAATATGGGAGACCATGCCGGTCTTGTTTATTCTGCTTCTTGTGGTGTCTATTTTGGGTGTAAAGTCTTTATTCTTAGATACCGTGATCCTGGGTTTATTTGGTTGGGCTAGTATCAGTCGTTACGTTCGGATGGAAACGTTAAGACAGAGAGAGCTTCCTTATGTATTGTGTGCTAAGAGCATGGGTTGCAGTCGTTTGCATATCATGTTTGGTCAGATTTTGCCTAATGCAATTTTTCCTGTAATTTCTCTTCTACCTTTTTCTATGATGTCTATGATTAGCTGTGAGGCTGGGTTAACATTTTTAGGCTTAGGGGAGGAAACTTCAGCTTCTTGGGGAGCTCTCATGAGGGAGGGTGTAACGGCCTTTCCCGCAGAAAGCCGAGTGCTATGGCCTCCAGCTGTAATGTTAACGTTGTTGTTAGTTATCATAGCTCTCATCGGAGATGGAGTACGAGATGCTTTAGACCCAAGACTTAGGGATTAG
- the rsmD gene encoding 16S rRNA (guanine(966)-N(2))-methyltransferase RsmD — MRILSGKFKGKSLVAFKDKSVRPTLGVVKEAVFNICRNHVLNSHFLDVFAGTGSMGFEALSRGAASATFIDSSAKSTKIIRSNSELLQVGAQVLILNREVFAGYKLLQARKRFFHIVYMDPPYSVTDEFMEKVLLELVKANLLEKEAQIFLEKASPKEIIVNGLISKNQRKFGDSFLFEYQVTGAENL, encoded by the coding sequence ATGAGGATTCTTTCAGGGAAATTCAAGGGAAAAAGTTTGGTTGCGTTTAAGGATAAGTCTGTCAGGCCAACCTTGGGAGTGGTTAAAGAAGCAGTATTCAATATTTGTAGAAACCACGTTTTGAACAGTCATTTTTTAGATGTGTTTGCTGGAACTGGAAGCATGGGATTTGAAGCTCTGAGTAGAGGGGCTGCCTCAGCAACGTTTATTGATTCGTCTGCTAAATCTACAAAAATTATTCGTTCTAACTCGGAATTGTTGCAGGTAGGAGCTCAGGTGCTCATTTTGAACAGAGAAGTGTTTGCGGGATATAAGCTTTTACAGGCTCGAAAAAGGTTTTTTCATATAGTTTATATGGATCCTCCATACTCGGTAACAGACGAGTTTATGGAAAAAGTTCTTCTCGAATTGGTGAAAGCCAATCTCTTAGAGAAAGAAGCGCAAATTTTTTTGGAAAAAGCTTCTCCAAAGGAGATTATTGTTAACGGATTGATTTCAAAAAACCAACGAAAATTTGGAGATAGTTTTTTATTTGAATATCAAGTAACAGGAGCTGAAAATCTCTAG
- a CDS encoding metallophosphoesterase — MKLYALSDLHLCLGVPEKTMEIFGAPWIGYLKKIQEAWLSTISDEDWVLLPGDLSWGMNLQEAKKDFAFIGDLPGNKIIIRGNHDYWSSATTNKLLSILPKNIVYLKGGVFRIPETKTDVIGTRLWDHSSIKIPFSVFRSPKEKKELSADQRLRGEKIFQREYLRLAESCKKIPPDNQRTVVMTHYPPISFDGSPGPVSELLQTYHVDVCVFGHLHGLKASFPETFSGSSVLYKLVAADYVNFCPQQILID; from the coding sequence ATGAAATTGTACGCGTTATCTGACCTGCACTTGTGTTTAGGGGTTCCTGAGAAAACTATGGAGATTTTTGGTGCCCCTTGGATTGGTTATTTAAAGAAAATTCAAGAAGCGTGGCTTTCCACTATTTCTGACGAAGATTGGGTTCTTCTTCCTGGCGATCTTTCTTGGGGTATGAATTTACAAGAAGCCAAGAAAGATTTTGCTTTTATAGGCGATCTTCCTGGGAATAAAATTATTATCCGAGGAAACCACGATTATTGGAGTTCTGCGACGACCAACAAGCTTTTGAGTATTCTTCCGAAGAATATTGTATATCTTAAAGGAGGGGTGTTTCGGATTCCGGAAACGAAGACTGATGTTATTGGAACGCGTTTATGGGATCATTCGTCCATAAAAATTCCTTTTTCTGTTTTTAGATCTCCGAAGGAGAAAAAAGAGTTATCGGCAGACCAGCGTCTCCGTGGGGAGAAAATTTTTCAAAGAGAATATCTTAGATTGGCTGAGAGTTGTAAGAAAATTCCGCCAGATAATCAAAGGACGGTGGTTATGACTCATTACCCGCCCATATCTTTTGATGGTTCTCCTGGGCCTGTTTCTGAATTGTTGCAGACTTATCACGTAGATGTATGTGTATTTGGGCATCTTCATGGATTGAAAGCATCTTTCCCTGAAACATTTTCAGGAAGTTCTGTGCTGTATAAATTGGTTGCTGCTGATTATGTAAATTTTTGTCCCCAACAAATTTTGATAGATTAG
- a CDS encoding ABC transporter substrate-binding protein, producing MKKHFFFDRVLSVLLLGALLLLYWSSDLLERDIKTVKGSVTDIRSDVRDIVSLIKQTHKSCGSPSSMQSLGEESRDIASLCCFDDKNVGDPSLPNLLFSDPYVSSTLPTLLGDKFLPKGVLRWANVCRPENLSPFNGFENIVRMYEICVPSLATQHVGKYEKFAPELAVKIEEKLLDDGSGDKEFRIYLRPNVFWHPIDPNLFPKTFSLHPMFLEKKPVTAEDFKFFYDVVMNPYVADMRAVSLRAYFEDIVSFVVHNDLEFSVRWKAHPVPEEDGKVVNKVQYAAFINTLCLQPLPSFVYKYFSSGEKIVPEDEEEDTYRVNSIWAQNFSTHWALNYIVSCGPYIFSGMDSERIRFLRNPDYFNPLAALVEEKIVLLRDSTDSLFQDFKAGNIDIAYLPPNHKENLESFMKSPSYQLQAGKGEGIRMVSSLDKAYSYVGWNCFSVFFQDADVRRAMNMAIDRNRIIDQVLGGDGFTISGPFSIHSPSYNHSVQGWPYSPEEASRLLEEAGWIDRDGDGIREKVVDGIVVPFQFRLCYYVKSVTSRTIAEYISTACKEIGVDCSLLGLDVADLSLAFEEKNFDAILMGWCLGSPPEDPRALWHSEGALEKGSANAVGFKNQEADAIIEKLSYEYDKEKRLQLYHRFHEIIHEEAPYTFLYSRNSILLYRDYVKNIFVPKMHTDLIPEAQDGVVNLSMAWLSKEEECLGIS from the coding sequence ATGAAAAAACACTTTTTTTTCGATAGAGTTTTAAGCGTCCTTCTTCTTGGAGCGTTGCTCCTTCTCTACTGGTCTTCGGATCTCCTGGAAAGAGATATCAAGACTGTAAAAGGTAGTGTGACCGACATTAGATCTGATGTTCGGGATATAGTTTCGCTCATTAAGCAAACTCACAAGAGCTGCGGGAGTCCTTCTTCTATGCAATCTTTGGGAGAAGAATCTCGTGATATAGCTTCTCTATGTTGTTTTGATGACAAAAATGTCGGGGATCCTAGTCTTCCTAATCTATTATTTTCAGATCCCTATGTTTCATCGACTTTACCAACTCTTTTAGGGGATAAATTCCTTCCTAAAGGGGTTTTGCGATGGGCTAACGTATGTCGGCCAGAAAATTTAAGCCCTTTCAATGGTTTTGAAAATATTGTGCGAATGTATGAAATATGCGTGCCGTCTTTAGCTACACAACATGTTGGTAAATATGAGAAATTTGCTCCTGAGTTAGCTGTGAAGATTGAAGAGAAACTGTTAGATGATGGCTCTGGAGACAAAGAATTTCGCATATATCTTCGCCCGAATGTTTTTTGGCACCCCATTGATCCAAATCTATTTCCTAAAACATTTTCTTTACACCCTATGTTTTTAGAAAAAAAACCCGTAACTGCCGAGGATTTCAAATTTTTCTATGACGTCGTGATGAATCCTTACGTTGCAGATATGAGAGCAGTGTCCTTACGGGCTTATTTTGAAGATATAGTTTCTTTTGTTGTACATAATGATCTAGAATTCAGTGTTCGTTGGAAAGCTCATCCGGTTCCAGAAGAAGATGGAAAAGTTGTCAACAAGGTCCAGTATGCAGCATTCATTAATACCTTATGCTTACAACCATTGCCGAGCTTTGTTTATAAATATTTCTCCTCTGGAGAAAAAATTGTTCCCGAAGACGAAGAAGAGGACACCTATAGAGTTAACTCTATTTGGGCTCAAAATTTCTCGACACACTGGGCTCTAAATTACATTGTCAGTTGTGGTCCTTACATATTCTCTGGGATGGACAGCGAACGCATTCGGTTTTTAAGAAATCCCGACTACTTTAATCCTCTGGCTGCATTGGTAGAAGAAAAAATTGTTCTTTTGAGAGATAGCACGGATTCCCTATTTCAAGATTTTAAAGCTGGCAACATAGATATTGCTTATTTACCACCCAATCATAAGGAAAATTTAGAATCGTTTATGAAAAGCCCCTCATACCAACTCCAAGCTGGGAAGGGCGAGGGCATTCGTATGGTGTCCTCTTTAGATAAAGCCTATTCCTATGTCGGATGGAACTGTTTTTCTGTGTTTTTTCAAGATGCCGACGTGCGTAGAGCTATGAATATGGCTATTGATCGTAATCGCATTATAGACCAAGTCCTTGGTGGAGACGGATTTACAATTAGCGGGCCCTTTTCCATACACTCGCCATCATACAACCATAGTGTGCAGGGGTGGCCATACTCCCCAGAAGAAGCTTCTAGGCTTTTAGAAGAGGCTGGGTGGATAGATAGAGATGGAGATGGAATTAGGGAAAAAGTAGTTGATGGGATAGTTGTTCCCTTCCAGTTTCGCTTGTGCTACTACGTGAAAAGTGTAACCTCTCGCACTATTGCGGAATATATTTCCACAGCCTGTAAAGAAATTGGCGTTGATTGTAGTCTTTTGGGGCTCGACGTAGCAGACCTTTCGCTTGCTTTTGAAGAAAAGAATTTTGATGCCATTCTCATGGGTTGGTGCTTAGGATCTCCTCCAGAAGATCCTAGGGCCCTATGGCATTCTGAAGGAGCCTTAGAAAAGGGGTCTGCAAATGCTGTAGGATTTAAAAATCAAGAAGCGGACGCAATAATAGAGAAGCTAAGCTACGAGTACGATAAAGAGAAGCGGCTGCAATTGTACCACAGGTTTCATGAAATTATTCACGAGGAAGCTCCCTATACTTTCCTGTACTCCAGAAATAGCATACTGCTCTACAGAGACTACGTAAAAAATATTTTTGTTCCCAAAATGCACACGGATTTGATTCCAGAAGCTCAGGACGGCGTGGTAAACCTTTCTATGGCGTGGCTTAGTAAGGAGGAAGAGTGTTTAGGTATATCTTAA